Proteins from a genomic interval of Natator depressus isolate rNatDep1 chromosome 20, rNatDep2.hap1, whole genome shotgun sequence:
- the EEF1AKMT3 gene encoding EEF1A lysine methyltransferase 3, giving the protein MAASRQPPFCHVEVGGAVAGREPPEAAPEGLEAVFPREVGLFADDFPEETCFSFCGHVLTIAQHHGGRLGVAAPVWEAALTLCKYFEKQKLNFRGKKVIELGAGTGIVGILATLLGGDVTITDLPLALEQIQENVHKNVPAEHSARAKVCALSWGLDHEEFLRDYDFILGADIVYLKDTYPLLIKTLQHLCGPHSTIYLSSKMRQEHSTDVFYEALLPLHFTSELAYRDENENINIYRVTSKQNS; this is encoded by the exons ATGGCTGCGTCCAGGCAGCCGCCTTTCTGCCACGTGGAGGTCGGCGGGGCGGTGGCGGGCCGGGAGCCGCCGGAGGCCGCCCCCGAGGGGCTGGAGGCCGTGTTCCCCCGGGAGGTCGGGCTCTTCGCCGACGACTTCCCCGAGGAGACCTGCTTCAGCTTCTGCGGCCACGTGTTAACCATCGCCCAGCACCACGGGGGCCGGCTCGGGGTGGCAGCGCCCGTCTGGGAGGCG GCTCTAACCCTGTGTAAATATTTTGAGAAGCAGAAGCTCAACTTCCGGGGCAAGAAGGTGATTGAGCTGGGCGCTGGGACGGGCATCGTTGGCATCCTTGCCACCCTGCTCG GAGGAGATGTAACCATCACAGATCTCCCTCTGGCTTTGGAGCAGATACAGGAGAACGTCCATAAGAATGTGCCTGCAGAGCATTCGGCTCGGGCCAAAGTTTGTGCTCTGTCTTGGGGTCTGGACCACGAGGAGTTCCTGAGAGACTACGACTTCATCCTGGGCGCAGACATAGTCTACCTGAAAGACACGTACCCTTTGCTAATCAAGACCCTCCAGCACCTCTGTGGCCCTCATTCAACCATCTACCTGTCTTCCAAAATGCGACAGGAGCACAGCACAGATGTGTTCTACGAGGCGCTGCTCCCGCTGCACTTCACTTCAGAACTGGCTTATAGAGATGAAAATGAGAATATTAACATATATAGAGTCACCAGCAAGCAGAATAGCTGA